From a region of the Thermomicrobium roseum DSM 5159 genome:
- a CDS encoding sigma-70 family RNA polymerase sigma factor — MTQERERRETSRRRRSGTSRSVEREASEAFAEERAIEPVEAEIVEPEALLSDAELEDLFRSDPSLASDPLRLYLRDIAEAPLLTPEEEVELAKRIKEGDTEALQRFVRSNLRLVVSIAKRYVGRGLSLLDLIQEGNIGLMRAVEKFDWRRGYRFSTYATWWIRQAITRAIADQGRTIRLPVHMTDSITRYHRTTTQLAQELGRQPTPEEIAEAMSVQPEKIAQIVRAAQRAVSLDQPLSEEDETSLGDLIADELAQSPEELAEESLMRRDIAEILEMLTPRERLVLQLRYGLSDGEPRTLAEVGDLLGISRERVRQIENEALRKLRRIARERLAEYYAGI, encoded by the coding sequence ATGACGCAGGAGCGCGAGCGACGGGAGACCAGCCGGCGCCGGCGAAGTGGAACGAGCCGGTCGGTGGAGCGGGAAGCGAGCGAAGCGTTTGCCGAGGAGCGAGCGATCGAGCCGGTCGAAGCGGAAATCGTCGAGCCCGAGGCGCTCCTCAGCGACGCGGAACTGGAAGATCTCTTCCGGAGCGATCCTTCGCTGGCCAGCGATCCCCTGCGGCTCTACCTGCGGGACATCGCTGAGGCACCGTTGCTCACGCCCGAAGAGGAAGTCGAGCTCGCCAAGCGCATCAAGGAGGGGGATACCGAGGCGCTGCAACGCTTCGTCCGCTCGAATCTACGGTTGGTGGTCAGCATCGCGAAGCGCTATGTTGGGCGGGGGCTGTCGCTCCTCGATCTCATTCAGGAGGGAAACATCGGGCTCATGCGGGCAGTCGAGAAGTTCGACTGGCGCCGGGGATATCGTTTCAGCACCTATGCGACCTGGTGGATTCGCCAGGCGATCACGCGTGCGATCGCTGATCAGGGTCGGACGATCCGCTTGCCGGTCCACATGACTGACTCCATCACTCGCTACCACCGGACGACGACGCAACTCGCGCAGGAACTGGGGCGGCAGCCGACACCGGAAGAGATCGCAGAAGCGATGAGCGTGCAGCCGGAAAAGATCGCGCAGATCGTCCGGGCCGCGCAGCGGGCCGTTTCCTTGGATCAACCGCTCAGTGAGGAGGACGAGACGAGTCTCGGCGATCTCATCGCTGACGAGTTGGCGCAGTCGCCCGAGGAACTCGCCGAGGAGTCGCTGATGCGGCGCGATATCGCTGAAATTCTGGAAATGCTGACGCCGCGCGAACGACTGGTCCTCCAGTTGCGATACGGTCTCTCGGATGGTGAGCCACGGACGCTCGCCGAAGTCGGGGATCTCCTCGGCATCAGTCGCGAGCGTGTCCGGCAGATCGAAAACGAGGCACTCCGAAAGCTGCGGCGTATCGCTCGCGAGCGGCTCGCTGAGTATTACGCGGGGATCTGA